In the Gorilla gorilla gorilla isolate KB3781 chromosome 10, NHGRI_mGorGor1-v2.1_pri, whole genome shotgun sequence genome, one interval contains:
- the HCAR2 gene encoding hydroxycarboxylic acid receptor 2, which yields MNRHHLQDHFLEIDKKNCCVFRDDFIVKVLPPVLGLEFIFGLLGNGLALWIFCFHLKSWKSSRIFLFNLAVADFLLIICLPFLMDNYVRRWDWKFGDIPCRLMLFMLAMNRQGSIIFLTVVAVDRYFRVVHPHHALNKISNRTAAIISCLLWGITIGLTVHLLKKKMPIQNGGANLCSSFSICHTFRWHEAMFLLEFFLPLGIILFCSARIIWSLRQRQMDRHAKIKRAITFIMVVAIVFVICFLPSVVVRIRIFWLLHTLGTQNCEVYRSVDLAFFITLSFTYMNSMLDPVVYYFSSPSFPNFFSTLINRCLRRKMTGEPDNNRSTSVELTGDPNKTRGAPEALMANSGEPWSPSYLGPTSP from the coding sequence ATGAATCGGCACCATCTGCAGGATCACTTTCTGGAAATAGACAAGAAGAACTGCTGTGTGTTCCGAGATGACTTCATTGTCAAGGTGTTGCCGCCGGTGTTGGGGCTGGAGTTTATCTTCGGGCTTCTGGGCAATGGCCTTGCCCTGTGGATTTTCTGTTTCCACCTCAAGTCCTGGAAATCCAGCCGGATTTTCCTGTTCAACCTGGCAGTGGCTGACTTTCTACTGATCATCTGCCTGCCCTTCCTGATGGACAACTATGTGAGGCGTTGGGACTGGAAGTTTGGGGACATCCCTTGCCGGCTGATGCTCTTCATGTTGGCTATGAACCGCCAGGGCAGCATCATCTTCCTCACGGTGGTGGCGGTAGACAGGTATTTCCGGGTGGTCCATCCCCACCACGCCCTGAACAAGATCTCCAATCGGACAGCAgccatcatctcttgccttcTGTGGGGCATAACTATTGGCCTGACAGTCCACCTCCTGAAGAAGAAGATGCCGATCCAGAATGGCGGTGCAAATTTGTGCAGCAGCTTCAGCATCTGCCATACTTTCCGGTGGCACGAAGCCATGTTCCTCCTGGAGTTCTTCCTGCCCCTGGGCATCATCCTGTTCTGCTCAGCCAGAATTATCTGGAGCCTGCGGCAGAGACAAATGGACCGGCATGCCAAGATCAAGAGAGCCATCACCTTCATCATGGTGGTGGCCATCGTCTTTGTCATCTGTTTCCTTCCCAGCGTGGTTGTGCGGATACGCATCTTTTGGCTCCTGCACACTTTGGGCACGCAGAATTGTGAAGTGTACCGCTCGGTGGACCTGGCGTTCTTTATCACTCTCAGCTTCACCTACATGAACAGCATGCTGGACCCTGTGGTGTACTACTTCTCCAGCCCATCCTTTCCCAACTTCTTCTCCACTTTGATCAACCGCTGCCTCCGGAGGAAGATGACAGGTGAGCCAGATAATAACCGCAGCACGAGCGTCGAGCTCACGGGGGACCCCAACAAAACCAGAGGTGCTCCAGAGGCGTTAATGGCCAACTCCGGTGAGCCATGGAGCCCCTCTTATCTGGGCCCAACCTCTCCTTAA